The DNA segment ACCGCGATGTCGCGCCGCCAGTCGTAGATCACGACCTTGGCGTCGTACGTGCGGCCCTCGCCGCCCACCTGGACGGTCGGCTCGCGGACGCCGCCGACCACATGGGCGTTGGTCATCACGCGGTGCCGGCCGAAGACGAAGCCGGTGCCTTCGAGGACCTTGCCGCAGCCGGGGGCCGTGCCGACGACCTTGACGATGCTGCGCCGCGCCTGCGCCGCCACCGGGCTGGTGGCCAGCCGGGGGTCGGGCGCGGGCACGTCGTGGATCGGCTCGTTGGAGAACGGCGTGAAGACCTGCGGGAAGCCGTTCTGCGCGAGGACCGAGGAGAAGTCGGCGAACCAGGTGCTCGCCTGCTGGGGCATCACCCGGGACACCCCGAGGAGCACCTTGGAGTTCCGGACCTCCTTGCCGAGCGTGGGCAGGGAGGTACCGGCCAGCGCCGACCCGATCAGCCAGGCGACCAGCAGCATCGCCAGCACGTTGACCAGCGCGCCGCCGGTCGCGTCCAGGGCTCTCGCCGGTGACCAGGTGATGTGGCGGCGCAGCTTGTTGCCCCAGTGGGTGGTGAGCGCCTGGCCCACGGACGCGCACACGATCACGATGGCGACCGCCGCGACGGCCGCGAAGGTGCCGGGTGTCGCCTCTCCGGTGATCTCGTTCCAGATCACGGGCAGCAGGTAGACCGCGATCAGGCCGCCCCCGAGGAAGCCGATCACGGACAGGATGCCGACGACAAAGCCTTGCCGATAGCCGATGATCGCGAACCAAACGGCTGCGACCAGTAGCAAGATGTCCAGGACGTTCACGCCGGACACCGTCTCACGAGCGCCAGTCCAGTGGGACCGCCTTGTCACGGTCCCACGGAATCTCCCACCCGCAGTAGTGCAGGATCCGGTCGATCACTCCGGCCGTAAAGCCCCAGACCAGGGCGTTCTCGACAAGGAACGCGGGCCCGGTGTGGCCGCTGGGATGGCGCGTCGTCACACGATGGGCCGGATCCGTGAGATCCGCCACGGGAACCGTGAAGACCCGGGCGGTCTCCGCCTGGTCGACCGCGCCGACCGGGCTCGGCCGGCGCCACCACCCCAGGACGGGTGTCACCACGAAGCCGCTGACGGGGATGTAGAGCCGCGGCAGCACGCCGAAGACCTGCACACCCGACGGGTCGAGGCCGGTCTCCTCCTCGGCCTCGCGCAGCGCCGCCCGCACCGGACCCGGCCCGTCCGGATCGCCGTCCTCCGGGTCGAGGGCGCCGCCGGGGAAGGAGGGCTGGCCGGCGTGCGAGCGCAGGGTCCCGGCGCGCTCCATCAGGAGCAGCTCGGGGCCGCGCGCGCCGTGGCCGAAGAGGATCAGCACGGCGGACTGCCGCCCGCCGCTCTCGGGCGGCAGGAAGCGGCTGAGCTGGCGCGGTTCGATCGTGGCGGCCGCGCGGGCCACCGGGGCCAGCCACTCGGGCAGGCCGTCGGCCGTGACCGTGGCGTCCCAGCCGGACGCCGCGCCGCGGACGTCCGCGTCGTCGCCGTACCGCTGCTCCCGTGCACTCCTCATACGCGCCCCCTCAGGACC comes from the Streptomyces angustmyceticus genome and includes:
- a CDS encoding MarP family serine protease is translated as MNVLDILLLVAAVWFAIIGYRQGFVVGILSVIGFLGGGLIAVYLLPVIWNEITGEATPGTFAAVAAVAIVIVCASVGQALTTHWGNKLRRHITWSPARALDATGGALVNVLAMLLVAWLIGSALAGTSLPTLGKEVRNSKVLLGVSRVMPQQASTWFADFSSVLAQNGFPQVFTPFSNEPIHDVPAPDPRLATSPVAAQARRSIVKVVGTAPGCGKVLEGTGFVFGRHRVMTNAHVVGGVREPTVQVGGEGRTYDAKVVIYDWRRDIAVLEVPALEAPALKFAGGDASSGNNAIVAGFPENGGYDVRSARIRGRIQANGPDIYHRGTVGRDVYSLYATVRQGNSGGPLLTPQGKVYGVVFAKSLDDSHTGYALTADEVRQDVLQGRTARQQVDSQGCAI
- a CDS encoding NUDIX hydrolase gives rise to the protein MRSAREQRYGDDADVRGAASGWDATVTADGLPEWLAPVARAAATIEPRQLSRFLPPESGGRQSAVLILFGHGARGPELLLMERAGTLRSHAGQPSFPGGALDPEDGDPDGPGPVRAALREAEEETGLDPSGVQVFGVLPRLYIPVSGFVVTPVLGWWRRPSPVGAVDQAETARVFTVPVADLTDPAHRVTTRHPSGHTGPAFLVENALVWGFTAGVIDRILHYCGWEIPWDRDKAVPLDWRS